The DNA sequence CTGGAAGCCATCGCACGGCACCTGGACGCGGCGGAGGAGGTCTCCGCCGGCGAGTTCCTCAAGACGATCGAGGGGATGACCATGCTGGAACGATACGTTACGCCCGAGCAGATGGCCGAGCTCCACGAGCGCGGCGCCGCCCTGGGCGACGAGCAGGTCCGCGCCGTGGATGCCGAGTGGCCAGCGCTAATCGCGTCCATGCGGGCGGAGATGGACCAGGGCACCGACCCGGGCGACCCGCGCGTGCAGCAGCTCGCAAGGCGCTGGCGGGAGCTGCTGAACGCCTTCAGCGGCGGCAACGCCGAGGTAGAGGGGGGCGTGGCGCGGATGTACAAGGAGAACCCGGATGTGGCCGCGCAGTATGGCCTGGACGGCAAGCTCTTCGAGTACGTCTCCAGCGCCTGGGCGGCGGACCCAGGGCCGGGCTGAGTCGACGGCGGCGCTGCGCGGAATAGTGTCGAAAGTGCAGTATGGCGAACGGGCGAGGCGTTCATAAGCGCCTCGCTCGCCCATCTCGCATCAGCATCGCGGGATGAAGTGGATCACGAAAGTTTCCACTTGGGTTACGAAGTGACTCACTCGACAGAGAAACTACGCGGATTTCCGTTGGTGCGCGTGGAGGGAGTGTCACGGCCGGGATGGCCCATCCCGCAGAACTGCCTGAGGGCGACGGTGCATCTCCAGAGCTGCAAGCCGTTCGGCGGCTTCGGGATACGGTCGAGGTGGGTGAGTGTGGAAGGCGATCCTGCGCGATTA is a window from the Longimicrobiaceae bacterium genome containing:
- a CDS encoding TipAS antibiotic-recognition domain-containing protein; the protein is MKTKEKLRKVGELARETGISVRTLHWYDEIGLLSPSHHTASGHRLYAAGDIARLAQIRSLRALGFTLGEVRGCLLQPGFAPRGVVGLHIERLREQMDLQRTLCRRLEAIARHLDAAEEVSAGEFLKTIEGMTMLERYVTPEQMAELHERGAALGDEQVRAVDAEWPALIASMRAEMDQGTDPGDPRVQQLARRWRELLNAFSGGNAEVEGGVARMYKENPDVAAQYGLDGKLFEYVSSAWAADPGPG